In one window of Thermus aquaticus DNA:
- a CDS encoding DUF4277 domain-containing protein produces the protein METPPNLQVYDLGHLGLVASVLDRIRLVETVDRLVGPRPGEKVSTGMALKAALLNALGFVASPLYLFGHFFQGKPTEHLLGKGITPDLLNDDRMG, from the coding sequence ATGGAAACCCCACCCAACCTACAGGTCTACGACCTGGGCCACCTGGGCCTGGTGGCTAGCGTGCTGGACAGAATCCGGCTGGTGGAGACCGTGGACCGCCTCGTGGGCCCTAGGCCCGGGGAAAAGGTCTCCACCGGGATGGCCCTCAAGGCCGCCCTCTTGAACGCCCTGGGCTTCGTCGCCTCCCCCCTCTACCTCTTCGGCCACTTCTTCCAGGGCAAGCCCACCGAGCACCTCCTGGGGAAGGGCATCACCCCCGACCTCCTCAACGACGACCGCATGGGC
- a CDS encoding DsbA family protein codes for MPRAIVAVVLLLALLGLGWIFFGPKGKNLDPAQGARFALGREDAPIVVVDFSNYLCGFCQQHALNVLPRLKAEYVDTGKVRYLFRDFPFPGQDQVIRAGEAAACAHEQGRYYEYHEVLFRAAQAWGNLRGQALDRYLVDLAGQLGLDTGAFQSCLASGRMRQGVLGDQQLAQDLGLTGTPTFFIAGEKRTGFMPYEEWKALLDKALAK; via the coding sequence ATGCCGCGCGCCATAGTGGCCGTAGTGCTCCTCCTGGCCCTTCTGGGCCTGGGCTGGATCTTCTTTGGACCTAAGGGGAAGAACCTGGACCCCGCTCAGGGGGCCCGGTTCGCCCTGGGCCGGGAGGACGCCCCCATCGTGGTGGTGGACTTCTCCAACTACCTCTGCGGCTTCTGCCAGCAGCACGCCCTAAACGTCCTCCCTCGTCTCAAGGCCGAGTACGTGGACACCGGCAAGGTGCGCTACCTCTTCCGCGACTTCCCCTTCCCCGGCCAAGACCAGGTGATCCGGGCGGGCGAGGCGGCCGCCTGCGCCCACGAGCAGGGCCGCTACTACGAGTACCACGAGGTCCTCTTCCGGGCGGCCCAAGCCTGGGGCAACCTCCGGGGCCAGGCCCTGGACCGCTACCTGGTGGATCTGGCGGGCCAGCTGGGCCTGGACACGGGGGCCTTCCAGAGCTGCCTGGCCTCGGGCAGGATGCGCCAAGGGGTCCTGGGCGACCAACAGCTAGCCCAGGACCTGGGCCTCACCGGCACCCCCACCTTCTTCATCGCCGGGGAGAAGCGCACGGGCTTCATGCCCTACGAGGAGTGGAAGGCCCTCCTGGACAAGGCCTTGGCCAAGTAA
- the speE gene encoding polyamine aminopropyltransferase, whose protein sequence is MDYGMYFFEHITPYETLVRRMERVIASGRTQYQDYFLFETKGFGKVLVLDKDVQSTEKDEYIYHETLVHPAMLAHPDPRRVLIVGGGEGATLREVLKHPSVERAVMVDIDGELVEVAKAHMPEWHQGAFEDPRTVLVIEDARAYLERHEDTYDVILIDLTDPVGEDNPARLLYTVEFYRLVKSRLNPGGVMGMQAGMILLTHHRVHPVVHRTVREAFRYVRSYKNHIPGFYLNFGFLLASDAFDPAAFSEGVIEARIRERNLPLRHLTSRYLEAMFVLPKDLEEAIAEETLVSTDQNPFYVTPEGEARQAPYRG, encoded by the coding sequence ATGGACTACGGCATGTACTTCTTTGAGCACATCACCCCCTATGAGACCCTGGTGCGCCGCATGGAGCGGGTCATCGCCTCGGGGCGCACCCAGTATCAGGACTACTTCCTCTTTGAAACCAAGGGCTTCGGCAAGGTCCTGGTCCTGGACAAGGACGTGCAGAGCACGGAAAAGGACGAGTACATCTACCACGAGACCTTGGTCCACCCCGCCATGCTGGCCCACCCCGACCCCAGGCGGGTCCTGATCGTGGGGGGCGGGGAGGGGGCCACGCTAAGGGAGGTCCTCAAGCACCCCAGCGTGGAGCGGGCGGTCATGGTGGACATTGACGGGGAGCTGGTGGAGGTGGCCAAGGCCCACATGCCCGAGTGGCACCAGGGAGCCTTTGAGGACCCCCGCACGGTCCTGGTCATTGAGGACGCGCGGGCCTACCTGGAGCGCCACGAGGACACCTACGACGTCATCCTCATTGACCTCACCGACCCCGTGGGAGAGGACAACCCGGCTAGGCTCCTCTACACCGTGGAGTTCTACCGCCTGGTGAAAAGCCGCCTGAACCCCGGGGGGGTCATGGGCATGCAGGCGGGAATGATCCTGCTCACCCACCACCGGGTCCACCCCGTGGTCCACCGCACGGTGCGGGAGGCCTTCCGCTATGTCAGGAGCTACAAAAACCACATCCCGGGCTTTTACCTGAACTTCGGCTTCCTCCTGGCCTCGGACGCCTTTGACCCGGCGGCCTTCTCCGAGGGGGTCATAGAGGCCCGGATCCGGGAGCGGAACCTGCCTCTGCGCCACCTCACCTCCCGCTACCTCGAAGCCATGTTCGTCCTGCCCAAGGACCTGGAAGAGGCCATCGCCGAGGAGACCTTGGTCTCCACCGACCAAAACCCCTTTTACGTCACCCCTGAGGGTGAGGCCCGGCAGGCCCCTTACCGGGGCTAG
- the speD gene encoding S-adenosylmethionine decarboxylase: METVPGGRWVAEIYGCDLDVLENPRMVEAALLDAVMRLGAPKGSAQSVVYKFHPQGLSAAVVSPVAAVMIHTWPEDNASATLDLYFYRDGVDPEEVLKGLSRAFGAKEESAFRYWRGTEHAIKRRGFGGKEG; the protein is encoded by the coding sequence GTGGAAACGGTGCCGGGCGGGCGCTGGGTGGCGGAGATCTACGGGTGCGACCTGGACGTGCTGGAAAACCCCAGGATGGTGGAAGCGGCCCTTTTGGATGCGGTGATGCGCCTGGGGGCCCCCAAGGGCTCGGCCCAGTCGGTGGTCTACAAGTTCCACCCGCAGGGGCTCTCGGCGGCGGTGGTGAGCCCCGTGGCCGCGGTGATGATCCACACCTGGCCCGAGGATAACGCCTCCGCCACCTTGGACCTTTACTTCTACCGGGACGGCGTGGACCCCGAGGAGGTGCTGAAGGGCCTCTCCCGGGCCTTCGGGGCCAAGGAGGAGTCCGCCTTCCGCTACTGGCGGGGCACCGAGCACGCCATCAAGCGCCGCGGTTTTGGCGGGAAGGAGGGTTAG